A window of the Streptomyces sp. NBC_00250 genome harbors these coding sequences:
- a CDS encoding sensor histidine kinase: MVRNGGSYGEDTTEQGDGWLRILLYVAFLLLLGSALTRFLIRHTGENLAPWVISLSAALAVLYVVEPFLGPRPSRRRYVWLGAVVAVWFALVWLAPSFGWCAVPLFFIGLRTLRPPAAIVLIALVTAASVTAHLRLAGRLDVDVFLAPPAIAAIAVAVFVQMDRQARRQRELIDDLIRTRRELAATERREGTLAERQRLSMEIHDSLAQGLSSQQMLLQAADRVWGTDPATARTHVHTATAIAEHNLAEARRFVHDLAPADLADGNGLDQALQKLAERETSHRLTVRCHIDGTPAEPLPERVQSALLRIAQGALANVREHSGATTAALTLTYLDDQIVLDVADDGHGFDPALDPADARHGEEAGTRGHGLPAILTRTRQLGGTLTIESLPGEGTVLSAAVPVHPATT; encoded by the coding sequence ATGGTGCGGAACGGTGGCAGCTACGGCGAAGACACCACGGAACAGGGCGACGGCTGGCTCCGGATCCTGCTGTACGTGGCGTTTCTCCTGCTTCTGGGCTCCGCCCTCACCCGCTTCCTGATCCGGCACACGGGCGAGAACCTCGCACCCTGGGTCATCTCCCTCTCGGCCGCCCTGGCGGTCCTCTACGTCGTCGAACCGTTCCTGGGCCCTCGCCCGTCGAGGCGCAGATACGTGTGGCTCGGGGCGGTCGTCGCCGTCTGGTTCGCCTTGGTCTGGCTGGCGCCGAGCTTCGGCTGGTGTGCGGTCCCGCTCTTCTTCATCGGCCTGCGCACCCTGCGCCCACCGGCCGCGATCGTGCTCATCGCGCTGGTGACCGCGGCCTCGGTGACCGCACACCTGCGGCTGGCCGGACGCCTGGACGTGGACGTGTTCCTCGCACCGCCGGCGATCGCCGCGATCGCCGTCGCGGTCTTCGTCCAGATGGATCGCCAGGCGCGGCGCCAGCGCGAGCTGATCGACGACCTGATCCGTACCCGCCGCGAACTCGCCGCGACCGAGCGCCGCGAGGGCACTCTCGCCGAGCGTCAGCGCCTGTCCATGGAGATCCACGACAGCCTGGCCCAGGGGCTGTCGAGCCAGCAGATGCTGCTCCAGGCCGCAGACCGGGTCTGGGGCACCGACCCTGCCACCGCCCGCACCCACGTACACACCGCCACCGCGATCGCCGAGCACAACCTCGCCGAGGCCCGCCGCTTCGTCCACGACCTGGCCCCGGCCGACCTCGCCGACGGCAACGGCCTCGACCAGGCCCTGCAGAAACTCGCGGAGCGCGAGACCTCCCACCGCCTCACCGTCCGCTGCCACATCGACGGCACCCCCGCCGAGCCCCTGCCCGAACGAGTCCAGTCCGCGCTGCTCCGCATCGCCCAGGGCGCCCTCGCGAACGTCCGCGAACACTCCGGGGCGACCACCGCGGCGCTCACCCTGACATACCTCGACGACCAGATCGTCCTGGACGTCGCCGACGACGGACACGGCTTCGACCCCGCCCTCGACCCAGCCGACGCGCGGCACGGCGAAGAGGCGGGCACACGCGGCCACGGCCTCCCCGCCATCCTGACCCGCACCCGCCAACTCGGCGGCACCCTCACCATCGAATCCCTCCCGGGCGAGGGCACGGTCCTCTCCGCCGCGGTCCCCGTCCACCCCGCGACAACCTGA
- a CDS encoding poly-gamma-glutamate biosynthesis protein PgsC/CapC: MTTAALTPEMAALGIAIGLLFSLLCYLTTNLSPGGMITPGWLALTLIEDLQRAAMVVGVTALTYAGTKVMQRLVILYGKRLFAAVVLLGVLLQATVMIVLSLEFPLLYGNQTLGFIVPGLIAYQLVRQPKGPTLLATASVSLMAYIVIAAGLLLGVMPAA; this comes from the coding sequence TTGACCACCGCCGCCCTGACCCCCGAGATGGCCGCCCTGGGCATCGCCATAGGTCTGCTCTTCTCCCTTCTGTGCTACCTCACCACCAACCTCTCCCCCGGCGGAATGATCACGCCGGGCTGGCTCGCGCTCACCCTCATCGAGGACCTGCAGCGTGCGGCCATGGTCGTCGGCGTCACCGCCCTGACGTACGCGGGTACGAAGGTCATGCAGCGGCTCGTGATCCTTTACGGCAAGAGGCTGTTCGCCGCGGTGGTCCTCCTGGGCGTCCTGCTGCAGGCCACGGTGATGATCGTGCTCTCGCTCGAGTTCCCGCTGCTGTACGGCAACCAGACCCTCGGGTTCATCGTCCCCGGCCTCATCGCGTACCAGCTGGTCCGCCAGCCCAAGGGGCCCACGCTTCTGGCGACGGCCTCCGTCTCCCTGATGGCCTACATCGTCATCGCCGCCGGCCTGCTGCTCGGCGTCATGCCCGCCGCCTGA
- the pgsB gene encoding poly-gamma-glutamate synthase PgsB, translating into MLYLYFVLLTGGVFLLIAGIVEQRRHYAALHTIPTRVLVNGIRGKSSITRLCAGALRGGGLVTVAKTTGTAARFIHPDATEEPVYRKFGIANVVEQIGIVRRAASYRPHALVIECMAVMPALQEVNQSKLIRSTIGVLCNVREDHLAEMGPTLDDVARSLCRSMPEHGICVTAEKERFHILQEEADARDCRLVYADPESVTDAELRGFSWFTFKENVAIALAVAELLGIDRQVALQGMYDAPPDPGVLSVERYVTPEGKRLAFANVFAANDPESTLMNVNQLLDLGAISRPVNVVINCRPDRVERNGQMGEIIPALRPDNVFVIGHPAKSAVDAIPASWRDRAVDLGGERRPAEEFMPAMLGRMSDGASLVAIGNIHGQGEELLEYLAGLPADDSDPTDDRAHPDAPAHVDVGGQVDVGGHTGIGNPTAGARTVPVVPAQPSWIDPYVSYPRAYEEAYQAARTQEVPMVRIVDGRSGMAAEEAFGWFHQPSDEGGQPHPRS; encoded by the coding sequence GTGCTCTACCTCTACTTCGTCCTGCTGACCGGCGGGGTGTTCCTGCTGATCGCGGGCATCGTGGAACAACGCAGGCACTACGCCGCCCTGCACACCATCCCGACCCGGGTGCTCGTCAACGGCATCCGCGGCAAGTCCTCCATCACCCGGCTGTGCGCGGGAGCCCTGCGCGGCGGTGGTCTCGTCACCGTCGCGAAGACGACGGGGACGGCCGCGCGGTTCATCCACCCGGACGCGACCGAGGAGCCGGTCTACCGCAAATTCGGCATCGCCAATGTGGTGGAGCAGATCGGCATCGTGCGCCGGGCCGCCTCGTACCGGCCCCACGCCCTCGTCATCGAGTGCATGGCCGTCATGCCGGCCCTGCAGGAGGTGAACCAGAGCAAGCTGATCCGCTCGACCATCGGCGTGCTGTGCAACGTGCGCGAGGACCATCTCGCCGAGATGGGCCCCACCCTGGACGACGTGGCCCGCTCCCTGTGCCGCTCGATGCCGGAGCACGGCATCTGCGTGACCGCGGAGAAGGAGCGCTTCCACATCCTGCAGGAGGAGGCGGACGCCCGCGACTGCCGTCTGGTGTACGCCGACCCCGAGTCGGTCACCGACGCCGAGCTGCGCGGCTTCAGCTGGTTCACCTTCAAGGAGAACGTCGCGATCGCGCTGGCCGTCGCGGAGCTCCTCGGCATCGACCGGCAGGTCGCTCTCCAGGGGATGTACGACGCCCCTCCGGACCCCGGTGTCCTGTCCGTCGAGCGTTACGTGACGCCCGAGGGCAAGCGGCTCGCCTTCGCGAACGTCTTCGCTGCGAACGACCCGGAGTCGACGCTGATGAACGTCAACCAGCTGCTCGACCTCGGCGCCATCAGCCGTCCGGTGAACGTCGTGATCAACTGCCGGCCCGACCGTGTCGAACGCAACGGCCAGATGGGCGAGATCATCCCCGCCCTGCGCCCGGACAACGTGTTCGTCATCGGGCACCCCGCCAAGAGCGCCGTCGACGCCATTCCGGCCTCCTGGCGTGACCGGGCGGTCGATCTGGGTGGCGAGCGGCGCCCGGCCGAGGAGTTCATGCCCGCGATGCTCGGCCGGATGTCCGACGGCGCTTCGCTCGTCGCCATCGGCAACATCCACGGCCAGGGCGAGGAGCTGCTGGAGTACCTCGCGGGGCTTCCGGCGGACGACAGCGATCCCACGGACGACCGCGCTCACCCGGACGCCCCTGCTCACGTGGACGTCGGCGGTCAGGTGGACGTCGGCGGTCACACGGGCATCGGCAATCCCACGGCCGGTGCTCGCACGGTGCCTGTGGTGCCCGCACAGCCGTCCTGGATCGACCCCTATGTCTCGTATCCCCGGGCCTACGAGGAGGCCTACCAGGCCGCCCGGACCCAGGAGGTCCCCATGGTGCGGATCGTGGACGGGCGCAGCGGGATGGCGGCCGAGGAGGCCTTCGGCTGGTTCCATCAGCCCTCCGACGAGGGCGGACAACCACACCCGCGCTCCTGA
- a CDS encoding C40 family peptidase produces MAGKKKTRPLLTGLVVLGLVATSGYLTLELRKQEERGVTEVRNVGVLTGVRGQAGTSEKTGEERWTRLANPARSVLRGADGQVKAVLTDGARTAKLTGPARTFAEPASTASKVSTTDWVRLMPEPWAKGAEKRKWFKDWYAEYAGSEEDDIFAFANQYVAGAPQQKDEKGVVYAGDANFGPLNTSGAEGGDLRLEQSDFYDYLGIPYSFRNGAVGSPEAMRARSLDCSGYIRMVLGYRARYPLMSSDTAGDGLPRTANGMARSDQGVDVLPLAGVSEGDRPSAIDQLQPGDLVFFKLDTRTGQRLDHVGMVLGHDTEGHLIFISSREEVNGPTIGDVGGVSRLDGNGYYAKTLRSAKRL; encoded by the coding sequence ATGGCAGGGAAGAAGAAGACCCGCCCGCTCCTCACGGGCCTCGTGGTCCTCGGGCTCGTCGCCACCTCGGGATACCTCACCCTCGAACTGCGCAAGCAGGAGGAGCGAGGCGTCACCGAGGTGCGCAACGTCGGGGTGCTCACCGGAGTCCGGGGGCAGGCCGGCACGTCCGAGAAGACGGGCGAGGAGCGGTGGACGCGGCTCGCGAACCCCGCCCGGAGCGTGCTGCGGGGTGCCGACGGCCAGGTCAAGGCGGTCCTGACCGACGGGGCCCGCACGGCCAAGCTGACGGGCCCGGCGCGGACCTTCGCCGAGCCCGCCTCCACGGCGTCCAAGGTCTCGACGACGGACTGGGTCCGACTCATGCCCGAACCCTGGGCCAAGGGCGCGGAGAAGCGGAAGTGGTTCAAGGACTGGTACGCGGAGTACGCGGGCAGCGAGGAGGACGACATCTTCGCCTTCGCCAACCAGTACGTGGCGGGCGCGCCGCAGCAGAAGGACGAGAAGGGCGTCGTCTACGCGGGTGACGCGAACTTCGGGCCGCTGAACACCTCGGGGGCCGAGGGCGGGGATCTGCGTCTCGAACAGTCCGATTTCTACGACTACCTCGGGATCCCGTACTCGTTCCGGAACGGCGCCGTCGGCTCGCCGGAGGCCATGCGCGCCCGGTCCCTGGACTGTTCGGGCTACATCCGCATGGTGCTCGGCTACCGCGCGCGCTACCCGCTGATGTCCTCCGACACCGCCGGGGACGGCCTGCCCCGCACCGCGAACGGCATGGCGCGCTCCGACCAGGGTGTGGACGTCCTGCCGCTCGCCGGCGTCTCGGAAGGGGACCGCCCCTCCGCCATCGACCAGCTGCAGCCGGGGGATCTCGTCTTCTTCAAGCTCGACACCCGTACCGGACAGCGACTCGACCACGTCGGCATGGTTCTCGGCCACGACACCGAAGGACACCTGATCTTCATCTCCAGCCGCGAGGAGGTCAACGGTCCGACGATCGGCGACGTCGGCGGAGTCTCCCGGCTCGACGGGAACGGCTACTACGCCAAGACCCTGCGCAGCGCGAAGCGCCTCTGA
- the ligA gene encoding NAD-dependent DNA ligase LigA gives MTILPAEEALSGLPTPSDLSGRAEYEAALQRLREASQSYYGDGDSTMDDTSYDRLRQAVLAWEEENPDEVSPDTPTGLVADGAAPVGDIAHTTQLLSLDNVFDVEGLIAWGASVERRLGRAPAGGFTVEPKIDGAAVAARYREGRLVEVITRGDGRHGEDVSHVIGQIDGLPEQLAQPVTVEVRGEVAFTQEQFETANEVRTAHGAQVFVNPRNGTAGTLRAKGRPYRLRMTFWAYGVVELDDVPFLPEGATHAEALAAVAGAGVQTTAASPAGLLVVSDLAEAQTQVDAIAAMRAELPVGIDGLVVKLNEAAEQEAAGYGSRFPHWAIAVKLPAVERQTVLQDVVWEVGRTGVLAPTAILAAVEIDGSTVTRATLHNPADIRRRDLHLGDTVTVYKAGDIIPRVQAAVVQLRPAGAKPVPLPEMCPRCGGEINTTQERWRCAQGTACALPALIEYAAGREMLDIDGLGKTYVAALVTSGDVRDVADLFTLNIEQLTAASGSSKRAAKLAEQIAAAKDRPLNRVFCALGVLGTGRSMSRRIARHFGTMEAIRQADASDMQDVEGIGPEKAPVIVEQVAALAPVIDKLMAAGVNMSEPEDPSAAQGGPLEGKVVVVTGKMTGPLDGFGRSEMNALIEKAGGRAGSSVSAKTSILVAAPSANGKPSSKAVKAAELGVEVLTPESFAERVADHLT, from the coding sequence ATGACGATTCTTCCCGCCGAAGAGGCGCTGTCCGGCCTGCCCACCCCGTCCGACCTGTCCGGCCGTGCCGAGTACGAGGCCGCGCTCCAGCGCCTCCGCGAGGCCTCGCAGTCCTACTACGGGGACGGCGACAGCACCATGGACGACACCTCGTACGACCGACTTCGGCAAGCCGTCCTGGCCTGGGAGGAGGAGAACCCGGACGAGGTCTCCCCGGACACTCCCACCGGCCTGGTCGCCGACGGCGCCGCCCCCGTCGGCGACATAGCGCACACCACCCAACTGCTGAGTCTGGACAACGTCTTCGACGTCGAGGGCCTGATCGCCTGGGGCGCCTCCGTCGAGCGTCGTCTGGGCCGTGCCCCGGCCGGCGGCTTCACCGTCGAGCCGAAGATCGACGGCGCCGCCGTGGCCGCGCGCTACCGCGAGGGCCGCCTGGTGGAGGTCATCACCCGCGGCGACGGCAGGCACGGCGAGGACGTCAGCCATGTGATCGGCCAGATCGACGGCCTGCCGGAGCAGCTCGCCCAACCGGTCACCGTGGAGGTCCGCGGCGAGGTCGCCTTCACCCAGGAGCAGTTCGAGACGGCGAACGAGGTCCGCACCGCCCACGGCGCGCAGGTCTTCGTCAATCCCCGCAACGGCACGGCGGGCACGCTGAGGGCGAAGGGCCGCCCCTACCGGCTCCGGATGACGTTCTGGGCGTACGGCGTCGTCGAGCTGGACGACGTGCCGTTCCTGCCCGAAGGAGCGACCCACGCCGAGGCACTGGCCGCGGTGGCCGGCGCCGGAGTGCAGACGACCGCTGCCTCCCCGGCGGGCCTGCTCGTCGTCTCCGACCTGGCCGAAGCTCAGACACAGGTCGACGCGATCGCCGCGATGCGCGCGGAACTGCCCGTGGGAATCGACGGCCTGGTCGTCAAGCTGAACGAGGCCGCCGAGCAGGAGGCGGCCGGATACGGCTCCCGGTTCCCGCACTGGGCCATCGCGGTCAAGTTGCCCGCGGTCGAGCGGCAGACGGTGCTTCAGGACGTCGTGTGGGAGGTCGGCCGCACCGGGGTCCTGGCTCCCACAGCCATCCTCGCGGCGGTCGAGATCGACGGGTCCACGGTCACCAGGGCCACCCTGCACAACCCCGCGGACATCCGCCGTCGCGACCTCCACCTCGGCGACACCGTCACGGTGTACAAGGCCGGCGACATCATCCCCCGAGTCCAGGCGGCCGTCGTCCAGCTCCGCCCGGCGGGAGCGAAGCCGGTGCCGCTGCCCGAGATGTGCCCGCGCTGCGGTGGCGAGATCAACACGACCCAGGAGCGGTGGCGTTGCGCACAGGGCACGGCGTGCGCGCTCCCGGCACTGATCGAGTACGCCGCCGGGCGCGAGATGCTCGACATAGACGGCCTCGGCAAGACGTACGTGGCGGCTCTGGTCACGTCCGGCGATGTCCGCGATGTCGCCGACCTTTTCACCCTGAACATCGAGCAGCTCACCGCCGCCTCCGGCAGCTCCAAGCGCGCTGCGAAGCTCGCCGAGCAGATCGCGGCCGCCAAGGACCGCCCCCTCAACCGTGTCTTCTGCGCGCTGGGAGTGCTCGGCACGGGGCGCAGCATGTCGCGTCGCATCGCCCGGCACTTCGGCACGATGGAAGCGATCCGACAGGCGGACGCGTCCGACATGCAGGACGTGGAGGGGATCGGCCCGGAGAAGGCCCCGGTCATCGTCGAACAGGTCGCCGCGCTGGCCCCCGTCATCGACAAGCTGATGGCGGCGGGTGTCAACATGAGCGAGCCCGAGGACCCGTCGGCGGCCCAGGGCGGACCGCTGGAGGGCAAGGTCGTCGTGGTCACCGGCAAGATGACCGGGCCACTGGACGGCTTCGGCCGGTCCGAGATGAACGCGCTGATCGAGAAGGCCGGCGGGCGGGCGGGCAGCAGCGTCAGTGCCAAGACGTCCATACTCGTCGCGGCGCCGTCCGCGAACGGCAAGCCGAGCTCGAAGGCGGTCAAGGCCGCCGAACTCGGCGTCGAGGTCCTCACCCCGGAATCCTTCGCGGAGCGGGTGGCCGACCACCTGACCTGA
- a CDS encoding HAMP domain-containing protein produces the protein MPLLGGIRPPIALLCVLVLALAGLTARVLGPGKETVAPKAVLSSQQYFAEDGAIALRASIDERVTDLQRTATALSAGSPVEPERILSDLGRTYQKWTGTTVLDLESAEVLATRGETIPLAWLDKDVLTGDKALTPRMVRLETGDVRLMTMAVLDWKDRPQQLLIASSSLSVPAINLGPFRTMAVVARGGEILGTAGFERAEALNSDQERQELSFLHKQMSRLSDQAAERTEQHPVRAKEPGSRGYPGVSGTLVGGAYNGRVATAGYASLASSDPEEKESVAAGLGLTVVALLPVVQQQTGEQGRELYGLVAAGILVLLGLLAAGVLWATVQRPLLRLFLESRRLARGDLTRPVTVPRWGEAARIGAALERLRRRLNDDDDGPDATPRRRIRIGGRGPLALTAALLLVWCVPVGLLLNRTDESVSVPTTMVNDQRDRTDLIADRLRRALNEAQADLVSTSRLIAADDSEDATRLLEDTLAKHSRYRALYVVDVDGSVGARAGSDPHAWSQGEELPLVRVSGKGGKEPVIQAGAPVPGHKGRTLVGEIRVEFLNSLLARPGLGEVRVVDSDGLTIAAGGGFLAFEALPTELTDLVRAAGVRVGAGPVENALLIREGNGVTVAAAAPFSGGGVTADIGWTVVSSQDAERFQIAPYEREDRSVLAGMLGLAAIILCLGWVYLVIVRPLRALAAGAERLADGDLKTVLYPRYQDEVGAVVRSLELLRQQAQAHRHQAHRPSDARRSSAPRSGDGGR, from the coding sequence ATGCCGCTCCTCGGCGGCATCCGTCCGCCGATCGCGCTCCTGTGCGTCCTGGTCCTCGCTCTGGCGGGTCTGACGGCCAGGGTGCTCGGCCCCGGCAAGGAGACGGTCGCGCCCAAGGCGGTGCTGTCCTCCCAGCAGTACTTCGCGGAGGACGGCGCCATCGCCCTGCGCGCCTCGATCGACGAGCGGGTCACGGACCTGCAGCGCACCGCCACGGCACTGAGCGCGGGCAGCCCGGTCGAGCCCGAGCGCATCCTCTCGGACCTGGGCCGGACGTACCAGAAGTGGACCGGCACCACCGTGCTGGACCTGGAGAGCGCGGAGGTGCTCGCCACCCGGGGAGAGACGATTCCCCTCGCCTGGCTGGACAAGGACGTCCTCACCGGCGACAAGGCTCTGACGCCCCGCATGGTGCGGCTGGAGACCGGTGACGTTCGTCTGATGACGATGGCCGTACTCGACTGGAAGGACCGGCCGCAGCAGCTTCTGATCGCGTCCAGCAGCCTCTCCGTGCCCGCGATCAACCTCGGCCCGTTCCGGACCATGGCGGTCGTGGCACGGGGCGGCGAGATCCTCGGCACGGCCGGCTTCGAGCGCGCCGAGGCGCTCAACTCCGACCAGGAACGCCAGGAGCTCTCCTTCCTCCACAAGCAGATGAGCCGGCTGTCCGACCAGGCGGCCGAACGGACCGAGCAGCATCCCGTCCGTGCCAAGGAGCCGGGCTCGCGCGGCTACCCCGGCGTCAGCGGCACCCTCGTCGGCGGCGCGTACAACGGCCGGGTGGCCACCGCCGGCTACGCGTCGCTCGCCTCCTCCGATCCCGAGGAGAAGGAGAGCGTGGCCGCCGGACTCGGGCTGACGGTCGTGGCACTGCTGCCCGTCGTCCAGCAGCAGACCGGCGAGCAGGGGCGTGAGCTGTACGGCCTCGTGGCGGCCGGCATCCTCGTCCTGCTCGGGCTCCTCGCGGCGGGCGTGCTGTGGGCGACCGTGCAGCGACCCCTCCTGCGGCTGTTCCTCGAGTCCCGCCGGCTCGCACGCGGCGATCTGACCCGGCCGGTCACGGTTCCCCGCTGGGGGGAGGCCGCCCGCATCGGCGCCGCTCTGGAGCGTCTGCGCCGTCGGCTGAACGATGACGACGACGGGCCGGACGCCACCCCGCGCAGGCGGATCCGGATCGGCGGACGCGGGCCGCTCGCGCTGACGGCCGCGCTGCTGCTCGTGTGGTGCGTGCCCGTCGGGCTGCTGCTCAACCGTACGGACGAGTCGGTCAGCGTGCCGACGACCATGGTCAACGACCAGCGCGACCGTACGGATCTGATCGCCGACCGGCTCCGCCGGGCCCTCAACGAGGCGCAGGCCGACCTCGTCTCCACCTCCCGTCTGATCGCGGCGGACGACAGCGAGGACGCCACCCGCCTGCTGGAGGACACCCTCGCCAAGCACTCCCGCTATCGGGCCCTGTACGTCGTGGACGTGGACGGCTCGGTGGGTGCCCGTGCGGGCTCGGACCCGCATGCCTGGAGTCAGGGCGAGGAGCTGCCGCTGGTACGCGTGTCCGGGAAGGGCGGCAAGGAGCCGGTCATCCAGGCCGGGGCTCCCGTACCGGGGCACAAGGGCCGCACCCTGGTCGGCGAGATCCGGGTGGAGTTCCTCAATTCGCTGCTCGCCAGGCCCGGTCTCGGCGAGGTCCGGGTGGTGGACTCCGACGGCCTGACCATCGCCGCCGGCGGCGGATTCCTGGCCTTCGAGGCACTGCCGACCGAGCTGACCGATCTCGTCCGGGCGGCCGGTGTCCGGGTCGGAGCGGGCCCCGTCGAGAACGCCCTGCTCATCCGTGAAGGGAACGGCGTCACCGTCGCCGCGGCAGCCCCGTTCTCCGGTGGCGGCGTCACGGCCGACATCGGCTGGACCGTCGTCAGCAGCCAGGACGCCGAGCGCTTCCAGATCGCCCCGTACGAGCGCGAGGACCGCAGCGTCCTCGCCGGAATGCTCGGGCTGGCCGCGATCATCCTCTGCCTCGGATGGGTCTACCTCGTGATCGTCCGGCCGCTGCGGGCGCTGGCAGCCGGGGCGGAGCGGCTCGCGGACGGCGACCTGAAGACCGTGCTGTACCCGCGGTACCAGGACGAGGTGGGAGCCGTCGTCCGCAGTCTCGAACTGCTGCGCCAGCAGGCGCAGGCCCACAGACATCAGGCCCACCGGCCCAGCGACGCGCGCCGGAGCTCGGCGCCCCGGTCCGGCGACGGCGGAAGGTGA
- a CDS encoding CapA family protein produces MGRALAGVAVFAVLTAGCAASPDESQSRPGGRVFTVAAAGDVLIHPELVQQAAKDAKRSGKGEAGLDFDPLMSGVRPVISKADLAICHMETPVGTPRGPFEGYPEFLVPPQILTTLKDVGYDTCSTASNHTYDHGLKAVTRTLDTMDRVGLGHAGSARTPEEAEKINIRDVKGVKVAHLAYSWESFLNPTPQKERWAFNRIGTDEIKKAEARARKQGAEVVILSLHWGLEHYNEPSVPQLQLADRITKETGIDLVIGHHAHVVQPIQKLNGTWVAYSLGNQVARHSTPTGLTEEGAIGWFEFRETASGWDVAARYRTTLVDIPPEAEPGEELPRGAVEDHRLVDVGRVLADPGDLSADRLARYRLAAERTRGFLFNRGAPGGDGLAELSPED; encoded by the coding sequence ATGGGTCGTGCACTGGCAGGGGTGGCGGTATTCGCCGTTCTCACCGCCGGCTGCGCGGCGTCCCCCGATGAGTCGCAGAGCAGGCCGGGCGGTCGCGTTTTCACCGTCGCCGCCGCGGGAGATGTTCTCATCCACCCCGAGCTGGTGCAGCAGGCCGCCAAGGACGCGAAGAGGTCGGGCAAGGGGGAGGCCGGGCTGGACTTCGACCCGCTGATGTCCGGCGTGCGGCCGGTGATCAGCAAGGCGGACCTGGCCATCTGTCACATGGAGACGCCCGTCGGCACACCACGGGGGCCCTTCGAGGGGTACCCGGAGTTCCTGGTGCCGCCGCAGATCCTGACGACGCTCAAGGACGTCGGGTACGACACCTGCTCGACCGCGTCGAACCACACCTACGACCACGGTCTGAAGGCCGTCACCCGCACCCTGGACACCATGGACCGGGTGGGGCTCGGCCATGCCGGCTCGGCGCGTACGCCCGAGGAAGCAGAGAAGATCAACATCCGCGACGTCAAGGGCGTCAAGGTGGCGCACCTCGCGTACTCGTGGGAGTCGTTCCTCAATCCCACGCCCCAGAAGGAGCGCTGGGCCTTCAACCGGATCGGCACGGACGAGATCAAGAAGGCCGAGGCCCGGGCCCGGAAGCAGGGCGCCGAGGTCGTCATCCTCTCGCTCCACTGGGGCCTGGAGCACTACAACGAGCCGAGCGTCCCCCAGCTGCAGCTCGCCGATCGCATCACGAAGGAAACCGGGATCGATCTCGTGATCGGGCACCACGCGCACGTGGTGCAGCCGATCCAGAAGCTGAACGGCACCTGGGTGGCCTACAGCCTGGGCAACCAGGTGGCCCGGCACTCGACGCCCACGGGGCTGACCGAAGAGGGCGCGATCGGCTGGTTCGAGTTCCGGGAGACCGCCTCCGGGTGGGACGTCGCCGCCCGTTACCGCACCACTCTGGTGGACATCCCACCCGAGGCGGAGCCCGGGGAGGAGCTCCCCCGGGGCGCCGTCGAGGACCACCGGCTCGTCGATGTCGGGCGGGTGCTCGCCGATCCGGGTGATCTGTCCGCCGACAGGCTCGCCCGCTACCGCCTCGCCGCCGAACGTACGCGTGGCTTCCTGTTCAACCGGGGGGCTCCGGGAGGCGACGGTCTGGCCGAGCTCTCCCCGGAGGACTGA
- a CDS encoding D-Ala-D-Ala carboxypeptidase family metallohydrolase, translating to MTASLGGVIATAGTAQADGCYTWSRTLSEGASGADVTALQIRVAGYPGYGGVLVIDGAYGPGTAAAVKRFQAAYGLAADGVAGPATFSKIYALQDDDCTPVHFSYAELNDCNSTWAGGAVSAATAKSNALRTMWKLEALRHALGDQSIRVTSGFRSHACNDAVGGAASSRHLYGDAADLGSGPHSLCLLAQQARNHGFNGILGPGYPGHGDHTHLDHRGSRFWSASSCGI from the coding sequence ATGACCGCCTCCCTGGGCGGGGTGATCGCCACCGCCGGCACCGCCCAGGCCGACGGCTGCTACACCTGGTCGCGCACCCTCTCCGAGGGCGCCTCCGGCGCCGATGTCACGGCGCTGCAGATTCGCGTCGCCGGGTATCCCGGCTACGGCGGGGTGCTCGTGATCGACGGTGCCTACGGCCCCGGAACGGCGGCCGCCGTCAAGCGCTTCCAGGCCGCCTACGGGCTGGCCGCCGACGGTGTCGCGGGCCCCGCGACGTTCAGCAAGATCTACGCGCTCCAGGACGACGACTGCACCCCCGTCCACTTCTCCTACGCCGAGCTCAACGACTGCAACTCCACCTGGGCCGGAGGGGCGGTGAGCGCGGCCACCGCCAAGTCCAACGCCCTGCGCACGATGTGGAAGCTGGAGGCCCTGCGGCACGCCCTCGGCGACCAGAGCATCCGCGTCACCAGCGGCTTCCGCAGCCATGCCTGCAACGACGCCGTCGGCGGCGCCGCGTCGAGCCGCCACCTCTACGGCGACGCGGCCGACCTCGGCTCCGGACCCCACTCGCTGTGTCTGCTGGCCCAGCAGGCCCGTAACCACGGCTTCAACGGGATCCTCGGCCCGGGCTACCCCGGACACGGCGACCACACCCACCTCGACCACCGGGGCAGCCGCTTCTGGTCCGCGTCCAGCTGCGGCATCTGA